A single genomic interval of Nostoc commune NIES-4072 harbors:
- a CDS encoding DUF4276 family protein, whose product MVRLYLFAEGQTEQTFADNILKLYLAQHSVFMDKIMLIAHARKKGHVHRGGGRKYKPMKDDIVRFLNQEKGSKVFFTTMIDLYAIAPDFPGLAEAESLRQNPVQRVEFLEQRFAEDICDYRFVPYIQLYEYEVSAQ is encoded by the coding sequence ATGGTGCGCCTCTACCTATTTGCTGAAGGACAAACTGAGCAGACATTCGCCGATAACATCCTAAAACTATATCTTGCTCAACATAGTGTTTTTATGGATAAGATTATGCTGATTGCTCATGCCAGAAAGAAAGGTCATGTGCATCGCGGTGGTGGTCGAAAGTACAAGCCGATGAAGGATGACATCGTGCGCTTTCTCAATCAAGAGAAAGGCTCTAAGGTGTTCTTTACTACTATGATTGATTTGTATGCTATTGCTCCTGATTTTCCGGGATTGGCTGAAGCTGAAAGTCTGCGCCAAAATCCTGTACAACGGGTCGAATTTCTAGAGCAACGCTTTGCAGAGGATATCTGTGATTACCGATTTGTTCCGTATATTCAGTTATATGAATACGAGGTATCGGCTCAATAA
- the tnpA gene encoding IS200/IS605 family transposase, with amino-acid sequence MPGNYRHKTTSVTLINYHFVWIPKRRKKVLVGNVAIRLEELLYEKTKELECEILALEIMEDHVHLFVSCPPILAPDQIMFRLKGYTSRVLRQEFPHLLRMPSMWTRSYFCGTAGDASSETIKKYIANQKTR; translated from the coding sequence ATGCCAGGAAATTACAGACACAAGACAACATCAGTCACTCTAATTAATTACCACTTCGTCTGGATACCAAAAAGACGAAAAAAGGTGTTAGTTGGAAATGTCGCTATCAGGCTTGAGGAGTTGCTTTATGAAAAAACAAAAGAGCTAGAGTGCGAGATTCTAGCTCTTGAAATTATGGAAGACCATGTACATCTTTTTGTTAGTTGCCCCCCTATTTTAGCTCCTGATCAAATTATGTTTAGGTTAAAAGGATATACTTCCAGGGTGCTAAGGCAAGAATTTCCACATTTATTGAGAATGCCTTCAATGTGGACAAGAAGTTATTTTTGTGGAACGGCGGGTGATGCTTCAAGTGAGACAATCAAAAAGTATATCGCTAACCAAAAAACTCGCTAG
- a CDS encoding DUF1361 domain-containing protein, giving the protein MKEELIARVVQVLRINMSWMTWNLFLAFIPLALSVWLFRFRRGGSWLWWLGFLVFYAFLPNAPYLLTDVIHLIDDIRTIQSVWMITLVLIPLYLLVILSGFEAYVISLINWGYYLHRIGKSQWIWRVELITHFLCAVGVYWGRFLRFNSWDFITQPDAVLTKGVEEILGKQPLVIVAITFVVLAGLYWIMKRVTLGLSRPDSRIGINSGRANSNTPNI; this is encoded by the coding sequence ATGAAAGAAGAATTGATAGCCAGAGTTGTGCAGGTCTTGCGAATTAATATGAGTTGGATGACTTGGAATTTATTTCTGGCTTTTATACCTTTAGCTTTGAGTGTGTGGCTATTTCGCTTTAGGCGTGGTGGCTCTTGGCTTTGGTGGCTAGGATTCTTAGTTTTCTATGCTTTCTTACCTAATGCACCATATTTATTGACCGATGTAATTCACCTGATAGATGATATCCGCACTATTCAATCAGTTTGGATGATTACGTTGGTACTCATTCCTTTGTATTTATTAGTAATTCTTAGTGGATTTGAAGCTTATGTAATATCGCTAATTAATTGGGGTTACTACTTACATCGTATCGGCAAAAGCCAATGGATTTGGCGCGTTGAGTTGATTACCCATTTTCTCTGTGCTGTTGGTGTTTATTGGGGACGATTTTTGCGTTTCAATAGTTGGGATTTTATTACTCAACCCGATGCCGTACTAACCAAAGGGGTAGAAGAAATTCTGGGAAAACAGCCCTTAGTGATTGTTGCTATCACCTTTGTGGTACTTGCTGGTTTGTACTGGATTATGAAACGAGTAACTTTAGGCCTTAGCCGACCAGACAGTAGAATAGGCATAAACTCAGGACGCGCAAACTCTAACACGCCAAACATTTGA
- a CDS encoding AAA family ATPase, with translation MNRLQRLTLNGFKSIKAMDLELHPLNILIGANGAGKSNLISFFKMLNEMMAGRFQQYIGMSGRAQSLLHFGPKITPQIEAKLEFEVENGVDTYNLRLFHAAGDTLIFAEETLSFLQMGWTSPRIDQLGAGHQETKISEAAEEGKQTARTLKYLLDRCRVYHFHDTSSTAEVRQSSYVGDNRWLMPDAGNLAALLLKFREDNFSAYQRIIGTIRLIAPFFDDFVLEPDASNRVILNWQEKDSDRVFGPHQFSDGTLRAMCLATLLLQPEDKLPELIVVDEPELGLHPYALNVVAGLFSKASLHTQILISTQSSSFLDNFDPEDVIAVNREGKESQFKRLNPTELEAWLDEYTLGEVWEKNIIGGGPH, from the coding sequence TTGAACAGGCTGCAACGATTAACCCTTAACGGATTCAAGTCTATTAAGGCGATGGATCTTGAGTTGCATCCTTTAAATATCTTGATTGGAGCGAACGGAGCAGGCAAAAGCAATCTCATCTCGTTCTTCAAGATGCTTAATGAGATGATGGCTGGGCGCTTCCAACAATATATCGGTATGTCGGGGCGTGCTCAGTCGCTCTTGCACTTTGGGCCCAAGATAACTCCTCAGATAGAAGCAAAACTGGAGTTTGAAGTCGAAAACGGGGTGGATACCTATAATCTGCGGTTATTCCATGCCGCAGGTGATACGCTGATCTTTGCTGAAGAGACATTGAGCTTTCTGCAAATGGGTTGGACATCCCCAAGGATTGACCAGTTGGGTGCAGGTCATCAGGAAACAAAAATTAGTGAAGCAGCAGAGGAAGGTAAACAAACAGCCAGGACACTCAAGTACTTGCTTGATCGTTGCCGTGTATATCACTTTCACGATACATCTTCTACGGCAGAAGTGCGGCAATCCTCTTACGTTGGCGATAACCGATGGCTCATGCCTGATGCCGGAAATTTAGCTGCATTACTTCTGAAATTCCGCGAAGACAATTTTTCAGCTTATCAACGTATTATCGGAACAATCCGTTTAATTGCACCATTTTTCGATGACTTTGTTCTTGAGCCAGATGCATCTAATCGTGTCATTCTGAATTGGCAAGAAAAGGATTCAGATAGGGTATTTGGGCCCCATCAATTTTCAGATGGCACTTTACGTGCTATGTGTCTTGCAACGCTACTCTTACAGCCAGAGGATAAACTACCAGAACTGATCGTTGTTGATGAACCAGAACTAGGTCTTCATCCCTATGCTCTAAATGTTGTGGCTGGCTTGTTTAGCAAGGCTTCGCTTCATACGCAAATTCTTATCAGCACCCAATCTAGTTCTTTCTTGGATAATTTTGATCCTGAAGATGTGATTGCGGTCAACCGAGAGGGTAAAGAATCACAATTCAAGCGGCTCAATCCCACAGAATTAGAAGCTTGGCTCGACGAGTATACTCTGGGAGAAGTCTGGGAGAAAAATATCATTGGCGGAGGGCCCCATTGA
- a CDS encoding IS66 family transposase has product MTQKQLTQTPVDKLLQTIDPNKIADESLRQTVEILLNLIEELKSEVKDLRSENQRLRDENNRLKGEQGQPEIKRKQPRVEARNHSSEKERKTPKNHEKGQKNESIKSVISYQLSVIRRMVGDLDPPPTHSTFFVGDLNPGINRSLITVYCSLFTVKIDRQEIIKYPQEKLPVDAQFKGYEEVVVQDIKLTTDNVLFRKEKYYSPREGKTYLAELPDGYEGEFGPGIKALVISLYYGSNMTQSKLLEFLGDIGISMSAGYLSNLLIKNHLDFHTEKSEVYEAGLTSSPWQHFDQTTARVAGVNYTTNIVCNPIYTVYFTSEKKDRLTVLKGLQNQQELQFLLNPFTYDLLETFQISQKIQKSLKLLPQETKFSDLEFNALLEHHLPKLGSQQCTRVMDAAAIAFYHHQTDWPVVQALVCDDAPQFKLLTTELALCWVHEGRHYKKLSPVVAYHQKLLDQFLTSFWDYYRKLLAYQNAPSDEAAQKLRSEFWDIFATKSGYEELDQRKQLTAAKIEELLLVLEHPELPLHNNPAELGARTMVLRRNISYGTQTQDGTQAWDTFMSLVATTRKLGISFFEYVRDRITRTENIESLAQIIRNKTASNLFGWSWQEWHA; this is encoded by the coding sequence ATGACGCAAAAGCAGTTGACACAGACACCAGTAGATAAGCTCCTGCAAACCATCGACCCAAACAAGATTGCAGACGAATCTTTGCGTCAGACTGTAGAGATATTGCTGAACCTGATAGAAGAATTAAAATCAGAAGTTAAGGACTTGCGTTCAGAAAACCAACGATTAAGGGACGAAAACAACCGTCTCAAAGGGGAACAGGGTCAACCAGAAATAAAACGCAAGCAGCCAAGGGTTGAGGCCAGGAATCACTCTTCTGAGAAAGAACGAAAAACCCCAAAAAATCATGAGAAAGGTCAGAAAAACGAAAGCATTAAATCAGTTATCAGTTATCAGTTATCAGTTATCAGGCGTATGGTGGGGGATTTAGACCCGCCACCAACGCATTCCACCTTCTTTGTGGGGGACTTAAACCCAGGGATAAATAGATCACTGATAACTGTTTACTGTTCACTGTTCACTGTTAAAATAGACCGTCAGGAAATTATCAAATATCCCCAAGAGAAACTCCCAGTTGATGCACAGTTTAAAGGCTATGAAGAAGTTGTAGTTCAAGACATTAAACTGACAACCGACAACGTTTTATTCCGCAAAGAGAAATACTACTCTCCAAGAGAGGGAAAAACTTACTTAGCGGAACTACCAGATGGTTACGAGGGAGAATTTGGACCGGGAATCAAAGCTTTGGTGATTAGCCTATACTATGGCAGCAACATGACCCAAAGCAAATTACTAGAATTTTTGGGTGATATTGGTATTTCCATGTCAGCAGGTTATTTATCTAACTTGTTGATTAAAAACCACTTGGACTTTCATACTGAGAAAAGTGAAGTCTATGAAGCAGGACTTACTAGTAGCCCTTGGCAGCACTTTGACCAAACAACTGCTCGTGTTGCCGGGGTTAACTACACAACTAATATAGTATGCAACCCGATTTATACGGTATACTTCACGAGCGAGAAGAAAGATAGGTTGACAGTCCTGAAGGGATTACAAAACCAGCAAGAACTCCAGTTTCTGCTCAATCCATTCACTTATGACCTACTGGAGACGTTCCAAATTTCCCAAAAAATCCAGAAGTCTTTAAAGTTGTTGCCCCAAGAAACTAAGTTCAGCGATTTAGAGTTTAATGCCCTACTCGAACACCATCTACCCAAACTCGGCTCTCAACAATGTACCCGTGTAATGGATGCAGCAGCGATCGCTTTTTACCATCATCAAACCGATTGGCCAGTGGTGCAAGCCCTGGTATGTGATGATGCTCCTCAATTCAAATTACTGACAACTGAATTGGCTTTGTGTTGGGTACATGAAGGGCGACACTACAAAAAGTTGAGTCCGGTGGTGGCTTATCATCAAAAGCTTTTAGATCAGTTTCTCACGTCTTTCTGGGATTACTACCGCAAATTACTGGCGTACCAGAATGCCCCAAGCGATGAAGCCGCACAGAAACTGCGGTCTGAGTTTTGGGACATTTTCGCTACCAAAAGTGGTTATGAGGAGTTAGATCAACGAAAACAATTAACAGCAGCAAAAATCGAGGAGTTGTTGTTAGTCTTGGAGCATCCTGAACTTCCGTTGCACAATAATCCTGCCGAACTAGGTGCCAGAACAATGGTTCTGCGACGTAATATTAGCTATGGTACTCAAACTCAGGATGGTACTCAAGCTTGGGATACTTTTATGTCCCTTGTGGCTACGACCCGCAAGTTGGGAATTAGTTTTTTTGAATACGTGCGCGACCGCATCACTCGAACTGAAAATATAGAGTCGCTAGCTCAAATAATTCGGAACAAGACTGCTTCTAATCTGTTTGGTTGGTCCTGGCAAGAATGGCACGCTTGA
- a CDS encoding baeRF3 domain-containing protein has protein sequence MQLISREEIKTLIEQPKGNCVSIYMPTHTAGPEVRQNPIRFKNLIREAEARLIDAGLEEEDAIALLEKSQEIDTQEFWEQIGEQGLAIFISDNIFRYYPLPIDFQELVVVTDRFHIKPLLPILNGNGRFYILALSQQDVRFFEGTRYSVKEVEVENLPKSLDEALQRDDTAKEGQFRIATSKGGTSNPFSQPGTFHGQGSPDRDKHQEDILQFFQIVDRALHDKLKLQKAPLVLAGVEYLLPLYRQANTYQHLMDEAITGNPEILSAQELHDQAWPIVEADFQKSQQAVLEQFHELFGGDTGKASNNLEEVVSAAYYQRVDSLLVAVGQQQWGLFDPSSETVYLHPEKETGDEDLLDFVAAHTLLNGGTVYAVPFEKIPYSTAVAAIYRY, from the coding sequence ATGCAATTAATCTCTAGAGAGGAAATAAAGACATTAATAGAACAACCAAAAGGAAATTGTGTTTCAATTTATATGCCAACGCACACAGCCGGGCCAGAAGTGCGACAAAACCCAATTCGCTTTAAAAATTTAATCAGGGAAGCAGAGGCTCGTTTAATTGATGCGGGTTTGGAGGAGGAAGATGCGATCGCATTGTTAGAAAAATCCCAGGAAATTGATACCCAAGAGTTTTGGGAGCAAATCGGAGAGCAAGGGCTGGCGATTTTTATTTCTGACAATATTTTTCGCTATTATCCCCTACCAATAGATTTTCAAGAGTTGGTTGTCGTTACAGACCGATTTCACATCAAACCACTGCTACCAATTTTAAATGGTAATGGTCGCTTCTATATACTGGCTTTGAGCCAACAAGATGTCAGGTTCTTTGAAGGAACACGCTACAGCGTCAAAGAGGTAGAAGTAGAAAATCTCCCTAAAAGTCTAGATGAAGCTTTGCAAAGAGACGATACTGCTAAAGAAGGTCAGTTTCGCATCGCCACATCAAAAGGGGGAACCTCCAATCCTTTTTCGCAACCAGGTACGTTTCACGGACAGGGAAGCCCTGACCGGGATAAACACCAAGAAGACATCCTCCAATTCTTTCAAATTGTCGATCGCGCATTACACGATAAACTGAAATTGCAAAAAGCGCCTTTGGTGCTGGCTGGGGTAGAGTATCTCTTGCCTCTGTATAGACAGGCGAATACTTACCAGCATTTGATGGATGAAGCTATCACTGGTAATCCAGAAATTCTCAGCGCCCAAGAGTTACATGACCAAGCTTGGCCGATTGTCGAGGCTGATTTCCAAAAGTCACAGCAAGCAGTTTTGGAGCAATTTCACGAATTGTTTGGCGGTGATACTGGCAAAGCATCTAACAACCTCGAAGAAGTTGTCTCAGCCGCTTATTACCAACGAGTGGATTCATTACTAGTTGCAGTTGGTCAGCAACAGTGGGGTTTATTCGATCCAAGCTCAGAAACGGTTTATTTGCACCCAGAAAAAGAAACTGGTGATGAGGATTTGTTGGATTTTGTCGCTGCTCATACTTTATTAAACGGTGGCACGGTTTACGCTGTTCCCTTTGAAAAGATTCCATATAGCACAGCCGTTGCCGCAATTTACCGATATTGA
- a CDS encoding RNA-guided endonuclease InsQ/TnpB family protein, with translation MLVLEAKLKGKESQYSLLDEAIKTALFIRNKALRHWIDNKNVGKNDLQKLCAVLAKEFDFADKLNSMARQASADRAWCAIKRFYDNCKTKKPGKKGYPRFKKRGHSVEYKTSGWAISADKKYITFTDGFKAGRFKLVGTRDLSFYSTKQIKRIRVVKRADGYYCQFCVDVERKEQHQHNSKQLGIDVGLEFFYTDSDGKTVENPRLLRKSEKSLKRKQRKASKCKKGSSNRRKAVRKLAKKHLKVSRQRKDFAVKTARTLVQSSDLVVYEDLQVRNMVKNHRLAKSISDASWSLFTDWVDYYAKVFDTWAIAVAPHYTSQDCFVCGTRVKKSLSTRTHRCNCCGTVMHRDLNAAKQILAKGIKNTVGHTEINASGQTNLYLGGETPLDKLTG, from the coding sequence ATGTTAGTCTTAGAAGCGAAATTGAAGGGCAAAGAAAGTCAGTATAGCTTATTAGATGAAGCTATTAAAACGGCTTTATTTATCCGCAACAAAGCTCTAAGACATTGGATAGATAACAAAAATGTCGGTAAAAACGACCTTCAAAAGCTTTGCGCTGTTTTAGCCAAGGAATTTGATTTTGCTGACAAACTCAACTCTATGGCTCGTCAGGCTTCTGCTGATAGAGCTTGGTGTGCTATTAAACGTTTCTACGACAACTGTAAAACTAAAAAACCAGGCAAGAAAGGTTATCCACGATTTAAAAAACGTGGGCATTCTGTAGAATACAAAACTTCAGGATGGGCAATCTCTGCTGACAAGAAATATATCACTTTTACTGATGGTTTCAAGGCAGGAAGATTCAAGTTAGTTGGAACTCGTGACTTAAGCTTTTATTCTACTAAACAAATTAAGCGAATTAGAGTAGTTAAACGAGCAGATGGTTATTACTGTCAATTTTGTGTTGATGTAGAACGCAAAGAACAGCATCAGCACAACAGTAAACAACTAGGAATTGATGTAGGACTTGAATTTTTCTACACTGATTCTGACGGCAAGACAGTCGAAAATCCCAGACTTTTGCGTAAGTCTGAGAAGTCTTTGAAGCGCAAGCAACGTAAAGCTTCAAAATGTAAAAAAGGTTCTTCTAATCGCCGTAAAGCTGTTAGAAAATTAGCTAAAAAGCATCTCAAGGTAAGTAGACAGAGGAAAGACTTTGCTGTTAAGACAGCAAGAACTCTAGTCCAGTCTAGCGACTTGGTAGTTTATGAGGACTTGCAGGTGCGGAACATGGTTAAAAATCATCGTTTAGCTAAATCTATCAGCGATGCTTCATGGTCGCTTTTCACTGATTGGGTAGACTACTACGCTAAAGTTTTTGATACTTGGGCGATAGCAGTTGCACCCCACTACACAAGCCAAGATTGTTTTGTTTGTGGAACACGAGTCAAGAAATCTTTGTCTACTCGTACCCATAGATGTAATTGCTGTGGAACAGTGATGCACCGCGACTTAAATGCAGCTAAACAAATACTGGCGAAAGGAATTAAAAATACGGTAGGGCATACCGAAATTAACGCTTCTGGACAGACCAACCTCTATCTAGGTGGGGAAACTCCTCTAGACAAGTTGACTGGTTGA
- a CDS encoding glycosyltransferase family 39 protein — MRAFFQGAFDFYRKIISLLPVYGARFLPIVDANSTSQRKYWHNWQFRLPPFWLHTLLNLVWLIIGISLRLTNLTAKPPWTDEFATLVFSLGNTFLSVPLDQAIAPDILLQPLQPNPAASIGDVVHNLVTQDNHPPLYFVLAYLWMKLFPSDGGLVSLFGARSLPAIFGAASIPCVYLLGKVAFRSKLVGHLTAAMMAVSPYGVFLAQEARHYSLAALWVAASLTCLVIATRHIQNHTPLPIWVALLWVGINALGFATHYFFSLTLCTEAVVLIFLAWLQLQTSNKFSLFFSPPWRRIYAVAVGTCVAGLIWLPIFLENRNRDNLTEWIRGSRVGLEWLSPIFQALGTLIAMISLLPVESSQALVVIPSGIVMLTFFIWAVPILLRAIKIQLQHPENRIMIQVFAGVVSSAIALFFIFTYFLGIDLTRGARYNFVYFPAIVVLLGASLAVCWHPPKEIKSIGKWGVNGKKAVMLIWLMGFFSAVTVICNLGYQKYYRPDLFVQLIQQTSATPVLIAATHRTYVHTGEMIGVAREIKLANSLQKPLFLLAHQDKDLNTSTIALENTLNQLPRPFDLWLVNFHAPVAEAVKTCVIPDTQSMPNIDGYEYKLYHCQ; from the coding sequence ATGAGAGCTTTTTTCCAAGGTGCATTTGATTTTTACAGAAAAATTATCTCGTTGCTACCTGTTTATGGTGCCCGTTTTCTGCCCATAGTAGATGCAAATTCTACCTCACAACGCAAGTATTGGCATAATTGGCAGTTTCGCCTCCCTCCTTTCTGGCTTCACACTTTGCTGAACTTAGTGTGGTTGATCATCGGCATCAGTTTACGTCTAACCAACTTGACTGCAAAGCCTCCTTGGACTGATGAGTTTGCCACCTTGGTGTTTAGCTTGGGGAATACTTTTTTATCAGTACCCCTAGATCAAGCGATCGCACCTGATATTTTATTACAACCACTGCAACCAAACCCAGCAGCTAGTATTGGTGATGTGGTTCATAACTTAGTCACACAAGATAATCATCCACCACTGTATTTTGTGCTGGCTTACCTATGGATGAAATTATTTCCTAGCGATGGAGGATTAGTATCATTGTTTGGGGCGCGATCGCTACCAGCTATATTTGGTGCTGCTTCCATACCGTGTGTTTACTTATTGGGTAAGGTAGCGTTTCGCTCAAAATTAGTGGGACACTTGACTGCTGCCATGATGGCAGTATCACCCTATGGCGTATTTTTAGCACAAGAAGCACGCCATTACAGTTTGGCAGCCTTATGGGTAGCTGCTTCCCTCACTTGCTTAGTAATTGCTACACGTCATATTCAAAATCACACACCTTTACCTATATGGGTAGCACTTTTATGGGTAGGAATTAATGCTTTAGGTTTTGCTACTCATTATTTCTTCAGCCTCACCCTCTGCACAGAAGCCGTAGTTTTGATTTTTCTTGCTTGGCTTCAATTGCAAACTAGCAACAAATTTTCTCTTTTCTTCTCTCCTCCTTGGCGGCGCATCTATGCCGTTGCTGTAGGTACTTGTGTGGCGGGTTTAATTTGGCTACCAATCTTTTTAGAGAATAGAAATCGTGATAATTTGACCGAGTGGATTCGAGGTTCGCGTGTTGGACTAGAGTGGTTAAGCCCAATTTTTCAAGCTTTAGGAACATTGATTGCAATGATTTCCCTATTACCAGTTGAATCTTCTCAAGCTTTGGTTGTGATTCCTTCTGGAATAGTGATGTTGACTTTCTTTATTTGGGCAGTACCAATTTTGCTGCGTGCGATCAAGATTCAACTACAGCACCCAGAAAACCGGATTATGATTCAGGTGTTTGCTGGAGTAGTGAGCAGTGCGATCGCTTTATTCTTTATCTTTACGTACTTTTTAGGGATTGACCTGACTAGGGGTGCTAGATATAACTTTGTTTACTTTCCTGCGATCGTTGTTTTACTGGGCGCAAGCCTCGCAGTTTGTTGGCATCCTCCCAAGGAAATAAAAAGCATAGGTAAATGGGGAGTAAACGGTAAAAAAGCCGTGATGTTAATTTGGCTAATGGGATTTTTCAGTGCAGTTACAGTAATCTGCAATCTCGGCTATCAAAAATATTATCGCCCTGACCTGTTTGTGCAACTGATTCAACAAACATCTGCAACACCTGTACTAATTGCCGCCACCCACAGAACTTATGTACACACCGGGGAAATGATCGGAGTTGCTAGGGAGATAAAACTTGCCAATTCACTCCAAAAACCTCTGTTTCTCCTTGCTCATCAAGACAAAGACCTAAATACTTCCACCATTGCTTTGGAAAATACTTTAAATCAATTACCACGACCTTTTGACTTGTGGCTGGTAAACTTTCACGCACCCGTAGCAGAAGCCGTCAAAACCTGCGTTATACCTGATACTCAATCAATGCCTAACATAGATGGCTACGAATATAAACTTTATCATTGCCAATAA
- a CDS encoding glycosyltransferase yields the protein MKTNSSNSLLTVPTGPLKISELPPNSVGINDESIHLSLVIPTYKERDNIKNVVNILSQLLDESIPGHYELIVVDDDSPDRTWEIAQSLTTEYPQLRVMRRQQERGLSSAVIRGWQAATGNVLGVIDGDLQHPPEVLMQLLRSVEQGADLAVASRHVDGGGVSSWSIVRRILSRGAQLLGLVILPGVLGRVSDPMSGYFMVRRSAIANATLNPVGYKILLEVIGRGKVDQVAEVGYVFCERKEGESKVTWKQYVDYIHHLVRLRLSTGRVGRLNRKVNFPVGRFVRFGLVGFSGVFVDMAILYLLSDPTTLAWPLTRSKILAGEIAILNNFFWNDAWTFADVSARQQEWQQRLKRFVKFNAICLAGLVLNVLILNLVFNFLIPNRYIANFIAIAVATVWNFWINLKLSWRVTDVK from the coding sequence ATGAAGACAAACTCATCCAACTCACTGTTAACAGTACCAACTGGGCCACTAAAAATTTCAGAGTTGCCCCCTAACAGTGTAGGTATAAATGATGAATCTATCCATCTTTCCCTAGTAATTCCTACTTATAAAGAACGTGACAACATCAAGAATGTGGTCAACATATTAAGTCAGTTACTGGATGAATCTATTCCAGGACACTATGAATTGATTGTAGTAGACGATGATAGCCCAGACCGAACTTGGGAAATAGCACAATCCTTGACGACAGAATACCCTCAGTTGCGGGTGATGCGACGGCAACAGGAACGGGGCCTATCAAGTGCGGTGATTCGTGGGTGGCAAGCAGCCACAGGGAATGTTTTGGGGGTGATTGATGGAGATTTGCAACATCCACCAGAGGTGCTGATGCAACTGTTGCGTAGTGTTGAGCAGGGAGCAGATTTGGCAGTAGCCAGTCGTCATGTGGACGGAGGCGGCGTCAGTAGCTGGAGTATTGTTAGGCGTATCTTGTCTCGTGGCGCTCAGTTGTTGGGCTTGGTGATCTTACCGGGAGTACTGGGAAGAGTTTCTGACCCGATGAGTGGTTATTTTATGGTGCGTCGGAGTGCGATCGCAAATGCAACACTCAATCCAGTTGGATATAAAATTCTCCTAGAAGTAATCGGACGGGGAAAGGTAGACCAAGTTGCCGAAGTTGGGTATGTGTTCTGCGAACGCAAAGAGGGTGAGAGTAAGGTGACGTGGAAGCAATATGTAGATTATATCCACCACTTAGTAAGGTTACGGCTATCCACAGGACGGGTAGGACGATTGAATAGAAAAGTCAATTTCCCAGTTGGTCGATTCGTCCGCTTTGGGTTGGTTGGCTTTAGTGGCGTATTTGTAGATATGGCAATCCTTTACTTGCTCAGTGATCCAACTACCTTGGCTTGGCCTCTAACACGCAGCAAAATTCTTGCTGGTGAGATTGCAATTTTAAATAATTTCTTTTGGAATGATGCTTGGACATTTGCTGATGTCAGCGCCAGACAGCAAGAATGGCAGCAACGCCTGAAGCGGTTTGTGAAATTCAACGCCATTTGTCTTGCTGGATTAGTATTAAATGTACTGATATTAAATCTGGTATTTAATTTTCTTATTCCTAACCGTTATATTGCCAACTTTATTGCGATCGCAGTTGCTACCGTCTGGAATTTCTGGATTAATTTGAAACTTAGCTGGCGCGTCACTGATGTGAAATAA
- a CDS encoding energy-coupling factor ABC transporter ATP-binding protein produces the protein MKSLTSNPQSPTHNPHPAVVEVENLAYAYSRQEPVLQEISFTLNAGDRVALMGATGSGKSTLLENLIGLKQPQTGKITINGIPVEPKNLPQVRRQIGFSFQDANDQLFMPTILEDITFGPRNYGMSQAKACDRARQLLADFGLEAYANRSAHELSGGQRRLAALASILALDPTILILDEPTNGLDPAWRRHLAQVLLKLPVQVMLIASHDLHWLGRVTQRALVLSNGRIQIDSNIQPLLQDGATLDQLGLPIGW, from the coding sequence TTGAAATCTTTAACTTCTAACCCCCAATCACCAACCCATAATCCCCACCCAGCCGTAGTTGAGGTTGAGAATTTAGCGTATGCCTATTCTCGCCAGGAGCCAGTATTGCAAGAGATTTCTTTTACCTTAAATGCGGGCGATCGGGTGGCGTTGATGGGAGCAACTGGTTCTGGAAAAAGCACCTTGCTGGAGAACCTAATCGGCTTAAAACAACCGCAAACTGGGAAAATTACAATTAATGGCATTCCGGTAGAACCGAAAAATTTACCCCAAGTCCGTCGTCAAATCGGCTTTAGCTTCCAAGATGCCAACGACCAACTATTTATGCCGACCATCTTAGAAGATATCACCTTTGGGCCACGCAACTATGGAATGTCGCAAGCTAAAGCTTGCGATCGCGCCCGGCAGTTATTAGCTGATTTTGGCCTCGAAGCTTACGCCAATCGTTCCGCCCACGAACTCTCTGGTGGACAAAGACGCCTGGCCGCCCTAGCCTCAATTTTAGCCCTAGACCCGACAATTCTAATTTTGGATGAGCCGACTAACGGTCTTGATCCAGCATGGCGGCGACATTTAGCACAGGTATTGTTAAAGTTACCCGTGCAGGTGATGTTAATCGCTTCTCATGACCTACATTGGTTAGGCAGAGTTACTCAACGCGCTTTAGTACTATCTAATGGTCGCATTCAAATAGACAGCAATATTCAGCCACTTTTGCAAGATGGTGCTACTTTAGACCAGTTAGGTTTGCCAATAGGTTGGTAA